The Labilibaculum sp. sequence TCATTCACAGTAAAACCTTTCGATTCTGCATTTGCTGAATCTTCTGTTTTCTCTGAAAGAATTGCCCGTAACCAACAATTATTATTAAAAGAAGAATCGCATCTGGCTAAAATTGCTGATCCGGCTGCAGGTTCATACTATATTGAATCATTGACTGAATCAATTGCTGATGAAGCTTGGAAACTATTCCTGACTGTTGAAGACAAAGGTGGATACCTTGAAGCCTTCAAAGCAGGATTCGTTCAATCTACGATCAAAGCAACTGCACAGAAACGTGATTTCCAAATTGCTACACGCCAGGAGAATTTCTTAGGAACCAACCAATTCCCAAATTTTGGAGAAGTATTGGAAGCTCTTCCTGAGACAGTTCTTGCTCCTGCAGATAAAACTGCAGCGAATGCTGTTTGCGAAACTCTTAAACCATATCGTGGTGCTCAGGCTTTCGAAACTCTTCGTAACAAAACTGATATTTACAGCAAAACAAATGGTCGTCCTAAAGTGATGATGTTCCCTATCGGAAACTTAAACATGCGTAAAGCCCGTGCTCAGTTTGCTTGTAACTTCTTCGCTTGTGCCGGATTTGATGTTGAAGATCATAACGGTTTTAAATCAGTAGAAGAAGGTGTAAAATTCGTAACTGAAAAAGGTGCCAAGATCGTTGTTGTTTGTAGTTCTGATGATGAATATGCAACTATCGTTCCTGAAGTTTACGAAGCTCTTAAAGGGGAAGCAATTACCGTTGTTGCAGGTGCTCCGGCATGTGCTGATGAATTAAAAGCCAAGGGTATTGAGAACTTTATCAACGTGAAATCTAACGTTCTTGAAACGTTGAAAGCATATCAAGCCGAGCTAGGTATTAAATAGATTTGAGATATGAGATGTGAGATGTAAAATCTCACAAAATATTAAAAATCAAATATTAGATTACTAAAAATTGATTCAGGATTCTTAATCAAGATGTAAATCATCTCATATTTAAAATCTTGTATCTAAAATCTAAAAAGAAATGAAACCAAATTTTAAAGATATAAATATCAAGTCATCTCAAAGAGCTGCGACAACATCTCAGGAATGGGAAAAAGAAAACGGCATTGAAAAATCTTGGATGACACCAGAACAAATTCCTGTTAAAACAGCCTTTAACAAGGAAGATTTAGAAGGCATGGAGCACTTGAACTATGTTTCAGGTTTGCCACCATTCCTACGTGGACCTTATTCAGCGATGTATCCTTTACGTCCTTGGACTGTTCGTCAGTATGCAGGTTTCTCTACTGCTGAAGAATCAAATGCATTCTACCGTCGTAACCTTGCTGCTGGTCAAAAAGGTCTTTCTGTAGCATTCGATTTAGCTACTCACCGTGGATATGATTCAGATCATCCCCGTGTGATTGGTGATGTTGGTAAAGCAGGGGTTGCTATCGACTCTATTTTGGATATGGAGATCCTTTTCGATCAAATTCCATTGGATCAGATGTCAGTATCTATGACAATGAACGGAGCAGTACTTCCAGTACTGGCTTTCTACATCGTTGCAGGTTTGGAGCAAGGCGCTAAACTGGAAGAACTCTCCGGTACTATCCAAAACGATATCCTAAAAGAATTCATGGTGCGTAACACATACATTTACCCACCGGATTTCTCAATGAAAATTATTGCTGATATCTTCGAATTCACTTCGAATTTCATGCCTAAGTTCAACTCCATTTCTATCTCGGGTTACCACATGCAGGAAGCAGGTGCTACAGCAGATATCGAGTTGGCTTATACTCTTGCTGATGGTTTGGAGTACTTGAAAAAAGGTGTTGCTGCAGGTATGGATGTTGATACATTCGCTCCCCGTTTGTCTTTCTTCTGGGCTATCGGAATGAATCACTTCATGGAGATTGCTAAAATGCGTGCGGGTCGTTTGCTATGGTCTAAGATTGTAAAACAATTCAATCCTAAGAATCCTAAGTCAATGGCATTACGTACTCACTCGCAAACTTCAGGTTGGTCATTAACTGAGCAGGATCCTTTCAACAACGTTGGACGTACCTGTATCGAGGCTATGGCTGCTGCATTGGGTCACACTCAGTCTCTTCACACCAATGCTTTGGATGAGGCGATTGCATTGCCAACCGATTTCTCTGCACGTATTGCCCGTAATACTCAAATCTTTATTCAGGATGAAACTACCATCTGTAAAGCTGTTGATCCTTGGGCAGGTTCTTACTACGTTGAGTCATTAACTCAAGAGTTAGTAAATAAGGCTTGGTCTCACATCGAAGAAGTTGAGAAATTAGGTGGAATGGCGAAAGCGATCGAGTCTGGTATTCCAAAACTTCGTATCGAAGAAGCTGCTGCACGTACTCAAGCTAAAATTGATGCGAACACTCAAACTATTGTAGGTACCAACAAATATCGTTTGGAGAAAGAAGATCCATTGGATATTTTGGAAGTAGATAACACTGCTGTACGTATTGCTCAGATTGAACGTTTGGCTAAGCTTCGTGCTAACCGTGACGATAAAGCTGTTCAAGCTGCTCTTGAAGCCATCACTGCTTGTGCAAACGGAGGTGAAGGCAACTTATTGGATCTTGCTGTTAAAGCTGCACAATTACGTGCTTCTTTAGGTGAGATTTCAGATGCATGTGAAAAAGTTTGTGGTAGATATAAAGCTGTAATTAGAACCGTGTCAGGAGTATATTCATCAGAATCAGGACAAGATGCTGATTTCGCAATAGCGAAAGAAAAAGCAAATCAATTTGCAGAAATGACAGGACGTCGTCCTCGTATCATGATCGCAAAAATGGGACAAGATGGTCATGACCGTGGTGGTAAAGTTGTTGCTACTGGTTTTGCTGACATAGGATTTGACGTGGATATGGGACCTTTGTTCCAAACTCCGGAGGAATCTGCTAAGCAAGCTGTAGAAAATGATGTACACATCGTTGGTGTTTCTTCATTAGCTGCTGGTCACAAAACTTTAGTTCCTGCAGTTATCGCGGAATTGAAAAAATTGGGCCGCGAAGATATCATGGTTACTGCAGGTGGTGTTATTCCAGCTCAGGATTACGATTTCTTATACGAAGCTGGTGTTGTTGGTGTATTTGGTCCTGGTACCAAAGTATCAAAATGTGCTATCCAAATGTTGGATATCCTAATTGAGCAATACAAAGACTAGTTCTTTTATTATCATTATATTTAAAGACAGGAATCATGTTCCTGTCTTTTTTTTGTGCTAAATTTTAGCTTAAATTAAAACTTCAAACTTTATGAAAAGACCAGCCATTCTTCTTTTTCTCTCATTAATAATTTTGAATATTTCTGCACAAAACCAAACCAAAGAAGATTCCCGAATCAAGATGAAGATTCTTTTCGGACAACTGACTTTAGATGCATTTAACATGGATATT is a genomic window containing:
- the scpA gene encoding methylmalonyl-CoA mutase, with translation MKPNFKDINIKSSQRAATTSQEWEKENGIEKSWMTPEQIPVKTAFNKEDLEGMEHLNYVSGLPPFLRGPYSAMYPLRPWTVRQYAGFSTAEESNAFYRRNLAAGQKGLSVAFDLATHRGYDSDHPRVIGDVGKAGVAIDSILDMEILFDQIPLDQMSVSMTMNGAVLPVLAFYIVAGLEQGAKLEELSGTIQNDILKEFMVRNTYIYPPDFSMKIIADIFEFTSNFMPKFNSISISGYHMQEAGATADIELAYTLADGLEYLKKGVAAGMDVDTFAPRLSFFWAIGMNHFMEIAKMRAGRLLWSKIVKQFNPKNPKSMALRTHSQTSGWSLTEQDPFNNVGRTCIEAMAAALGHTQSLHTNALDEAIALPTDFSARIARNTQIFIQDETTICKAVDPWAGSYYVESLTQELVNKAWSHIEEVEKLGGMAKAIESGIPKLRIEEAAARTQAKIDANTQTIVGTNKYRLEKEDPLDILEVDNTAVRIAQIERLAKLRANRDDKAVQAALEAITACANGGEGNLLDLAVKAAQLRASLGEISDACEKVCGRYKAVIRTVSGVYSSESGQDADFAIAKEKANQFAEMTGRRPRIMIAKMGQDGHDRGGKVVATGFADIGFDVDMGPLFQTPEESAKQAVENDVHIVGVSSLAAGHKTLVPAVIAELKKLGREDIMVTAGGVIPAQDYDFLYEAGVVGVFGPGTKVSKCAIQMLDILIEQYKD